The Daucus carota subsp. sativus chromosome 2, DH1 v3.0, whole genome shotgun sequence genome includes a window with the following:
- the LOC108207040 gene encoding G-type lectin S-receptor-like serine/threonine-protein kinase At4g27290, protein MANTKLILFFFAFCFILLRSTAVDIISVDQKVTDDGNDTIDSSGEVFQMGFFSPGRSKNRYLGIWYMKILPRVVVWVANRETPLTDTSGVLSVNSIGSLVLSDGTGSVIWSANSTGSVGDNTTVAQLYDTGNLVIRNRNDGDPTNFFWQSFDHPVDHLLPTQKIGFDFKKGLERYLTSWKSPDDPAPGNFRFGINNNGYPQLIGYNHSNVIFRIGPWDNVEFSGLRFFQPDQSFIPDSALNKEEIYYRYSVPNSPVVVRLVLSSEGVSQILSWNDKQKIWASNLNSQQDICERYALCGAYGSCEGSKAGAGGDRECSCLKGYEPKDPKNWKLGNWSEGCVRKTPFSCGKGDTFFQFIHGKMPDTRNSTYNTSMDLQQCKTACLNNCSCTAYSNIDVRQGGMGCMLWFNDLYDIRDYDGPGLPFFVKAAASDASSRTKRTVKVIVPLVAVMVAILLGVFLKCVRRNRLLRKKGITDVKGSVRDNKREELDLPMFDFVIIARATMNFSLSNKLGEGGFGPVYKGTLEDGQEIAVKRLSKQSTQGLDEFKNEVSVIAKLQHRNLVRLLGCCIEEGEMMLIYEYMPNKSLDAILFDPELSKTLDWPMRQNIICGIARGLLYLHQDSRLRIIHRDLKASNVLLDHEMNPRISDFGMAKTFTGSETQANTTRVVGTFGYMSPEYALDGTFSVKSDVYSFGVLVLEIVTGKKMGRYYHSEYSPNLLSYAWTLYEEGKLSELFDSKTLESHDKSEAFRAIQIGLLCVNTYPEDRPSMSYVVSMMTSESELPRPTRPGAYNFKSSDSMTDPLTKTWTTNSISLSDFGPR, encoded by the exons ATGGCAAACACTAAACtcattctctttttctttgcaTTCTGTTTCATCTTGTTAAGGTCTACTGCTGTGGACATTATCTCCGTAGATCAGAAGGTCACGGATGATGGTAATGACACCATCGACTCGAGTGGTGAAGTCTTCCAAATGGGATTTTTCAGCCCTGGAAGGTCCAAGAATCGGTACTTGGGAATATGGTACATGAAAATTTTACCAAGGGTGGTAGTATGGGTGGCTAATCGCGAGACTCCTCTGACGGATACGTCAGGGGTACTAAGCGTAAATTCAATTGGAAGCTTAGTACTTTCTGATGGAACAGGAAGTGTGATCTGGTCAGCAAACTCGACAGGATCTGTGGGGGACAACACGACTGTGGCGCAATTGTATGATACTGGAAATCTTGTCATCAGGAATAGAAATGATGGGGACCctacaaattttttttggcagaGCTTTGATCATCCTGTAGACCATCTTCTGCCTACACAGAAGATTGGTTTCGACTTCAAGAAGGGCCTGGAACGATACCTCACTTCGTGGAAAAGTCCTGATGATCCGGCTCCAGGCAATTTCCGCTTTGGGATTAACAATAATGGGTATCCACAGTTGATTGGCTACAACCATTCCAATGTGATATTCAGAATTGGACCATGGGATAATGTAGAGTTTAGTGGGCTGAGATTTTTTCAGCCTGATCAGAGTTTTATTCCAGATTCTGCTTTGAATAAGGAGGAGATCTATTACAGGTACAGTGTCCCGAATAGTCCTGTTGTTGTGCGCCTCGTGCTGTCTTCAGAAGGAGTTTCCCAAATTTTATCATGGAATGATAAGCAGAAAATTTGGGCAAGTAATCTCAACTCACAGCAAGATATCTGTGAGAGATATGCACTTTGTGGTGCATATGGTAGTTGTGAAGGCAGTAAAGCAGGGGCAGGGGGTGACAGAGAATGTAGCTGTCTGAAAGGATATGAACCGAAAGATCCAAAAAATTGGAAGTTGGGAAATTGGTCAGAAGGTTGTGTGAGAAAGACTCCTTTCAGCTGCGGAAAAGGAGACacattttttcaatttattcaTGGCAAAATGCCTGACACGCGGAATTCAACTTATAACACCAGCATGGACCTTCAGCAATGTAAGACCGCGTGCTTAAATAATTGCTCTTGCACAGCTTACTCAAATATAGATGTCAGACAAGGCGGAATGGGATGCATGTTATGGTTCAATGATCTGTATGATATCAGAGATTACGATGGACCTGGGCTCCCGTTTTTTGTAAAAGCTGCTGCTTCAG ATGCGAGTTCAAGAACAAAGAGGACAGTAAAAGTTATCGTTCCTTTGGTAGCAGTAATGGTAGCAATATTGCTAGGCGTATTCCTGAAATGTGTGCGCAGAAACAGACTGCTGAGAAAAAAAG GGATAACAGACGTGAAAGGTTCCGTACGTGATAATAAGAGGGAGGAGTTAGATTTGCCTATGTTTGACTTCGTTATCATAGCCAGAGCCACCATGAACTTCTCTTTAAGCAATAAGCTTGGTGAGGGCGGCTTTGGACCCGTGTATAAG GGTACCTTGGAGGATGGCCAAGAAATCGCGGTGAAGAGGCTGTCAAAACAATCAACACAAGGACTCGATGAGTTCAAGAATGAAGTTTCAGTAATAGCCAAACTTCAGCATCGAAACCTTGTGAGGCTTTTAGGATGTTGCATTGAGGAAGGTGAAATGATGTTGATCTATGAGTACATGCCCAACAAAAGTTTAGATGCCATTCTCTTTG ACCCGGAACTAAGCAAGACCCTAGATTGGCCAATGCGTCAGAACATTATTTGCGGAATTGCCAGGGGGCTTCTCTATCTTCATCAGGACTCAAGATTACGAATCATACATAGAGATCTTAAAGCTAGTAATGTTCTACTTGATCATGAAATGAATCCAAGAATATCAGACTTTGGCATGGCCAAAACTTTTACAGGAAGTGAAACTCAAGCAAATACTACTAGAGTAGTTGGGACATT CGGTTATATGTCCCCTGAGTATGCACTTGACGGAACATTTTCTGTTAAATCCGATGTGTATAGCTTTGGCGTACTTGTTCTAGAGATAGTTACTGGGAAGAAAATGGGGCGTTACTATCATTCTGAGTATAGCCCTAATCTTCTTAGTTAT GCCTGGACTCTTTATGAAGAGGGAAAGCTTTCTGAACTCTTTGATAGCAAAACTCTGGAGTCACATGATAAGTCTGAAGCATTTCGAGCAATACAGATAGGCTTATTATGCGTCAACACTTATCCAGAAGACAGACCAAGCATGTCATACGTGGTGTCCATGATGACTTCCGAGAGTGAACTCCCAAGGCCTACACGGCCTGGTGCCTACAATTTCAAATCTTCAGACAGTATGACAGATCCGTTAACAAAAACATGGACAACTAATAGTATAAGTCTTTCGGATTTTGGCCCCAGATAG